In Humulus lupulus chromosome 6, drHumLupu1.1, whole genome shotgun sequence, a single genomic region encodes these proteins:
- the LOC133782858 gene encoding probable E3 ubiquitin-protein ligase RHY1A, which translates to MAGMLPGVECARRRRFHQSGGSCDSLGAPSSSCGRTRRSSFCLYTSNHETHTTSASILKQRTIFSNQFYQDDEKLGVEAREAKERLDERLRTQRKSEPKRQNKSRELGQKYGEDKKKSEVKKEELQMEVCSSGSKKSSSGSGSKRFSWAKLSPWRASDQEECTICLERFRPGESLVHLPCAHRFHHGCLVPWLHNNTHCPCCRMVIITTQNSVS; encoded by the exons atggCTGGAATGCTTCCTGGTGTTGAATGTGCCCGGAGAAGAAGATTTCATCAAAGTGGAGGGAGCTGTGATTCCCTGGGTGCACCCTCATCCTCATGTGGAAGGACTAGGAGATCTTCCTTTTGCTTGTATACAAGCAATCATGAAACTCATACCACCTCAGCTTCTATACTG AAACAAAGAACAATATTTTCAAATCAATTTTACCAAGATGATGAGAAGTTAGGGGTAGAAGCCAGAGAAGCCAAAGAAAGATTGGATGAAAGATTGAGAACACAAAGAAAATCAGAACCAAAAag gcaAAACAAGAGCAGAGAATTAGGACAGAAATATGGTGAAGATAAGAAAAAATCTGAGGTGAAAAAAGAAGAGCTGCAAATGGAGGTGTGTAGTAGTGGCTCAAAGAAGAGTAGCAGTGGTAGTGGATCAAAGAGGTTCAGTTGGGCCAAGCTTAGCCCATGGAGAGCCTCAGATCAAGAAGAGTGCACCATTTGCTTGGAGAGGTTCAGGCCTGGTGAGAGCCTGGTTCACTTGCCTTGTGCCCATCGGTTCCACCATGGCTGCCTGGTGCCTTGGCTTCACAACAACACTCACTGCCCTTGTTGTAGAATGGTTATAATCACCACCCAAAATAGTGTATCTTGA